In Dioscorea cayenensis subsp. rotundata cultivar TDr96_F1 chromosome 9, TDr96_F1_v2_PseudoChromosome.rev07_lg8_w22 25.fasta, whole genome shotgun sequence, a genomic segment contains:
- the LOC120268458 gene encoding LOW QUALITY PROTEIN: pentatricopeptide repeat-containing protein At1g73710-like (The sequence of the model RefSeq protein was modified relative to this genomic sequence to represent the inferred CDS: deleted 3 bases in 2 codons) encodes MCCEHEDIERAFLNFHKDLWTTPTDPLVDIFDALPTDLPRISDSDAVNLIREATKEEVYLTILDLPTGSNLSPKDQTLLLRSQRDWRRALRLFHHFKSDPHYSPNPIHYNVLLRSLGRARRWDELRLCWLDMARDSLLPTNTTYATLIDIYSKAGLPSLALAWLKHMRSRGLFPDEVTINTSVRVLKDSRQFAAAEMLFSQWCSGKIDLDSLGLDFGELGLSSISPKQFLLTELFKTGGRVPVSSMIGSEEEGGGCQKPRRAATYNTLIDLYGKAGKLDKASEVFAEMLTNGVAPDVITFNTMIGVCGTNGRLGEAEALLGEMEQRGVRPDAKTFNVFMSVYAATGNVEKVLKYYRKISLAGLRPDVVTHRIILQVLCERRMVNDAENVIDEMLDSGFQVDEQSLPVVMKMYIDEGLLDEANMFFEKHCSGREISSKNYAAIMDAYAEKGLWKEAEVVFFRKRDAEHKKEVVEYNVMVKAYGKAKAYDKALSLFESMRSYGTWPDECTFNSIIQMLSSGDQPEKARELLDRMKVAGFKPRCETVSALIASYIHAGLISEGVKLYQDMKNLDVQPNEVVYGLLIDAFAESGDTEEALHYFHLMEESGFTANQIVLTSLIKAYSKNGSWERAQELYGKMKTLEGGPDIIASNCMINHFAGLGMVREAKNHVKTFVSAEVGLDLSAYNVAIQAYGAANEVEKAFNLFMRMQDEGLKPDLITYINLACCYGKAGMIEGLKRIYGLLKYGEIEPNESLFRALINAYNDTGKHDLAEIVEQEMRISPHDENSSGCETEDEV; translated from the exons ATGTGTTGTGAGCATGAGGACATTGAAAGAGCTTTTCTCAACTTCCATAAAGACCTTTGGACCACCCCTACTGATCCTTTAGTGGATATCTTTGATGCGCTCCCCACTGATCTCCCTCGCATATCAGACTCAGATGCCGTGAACCTTATTCGGGAAGCCACCAAGGAAGAAGTATATCTTACCATTCTTGACCTTCCCACAGG CTCCAACCTCTCCCCCAAAGACCAAACCCTCCTTCTCCGCTCCCAGCGCGACTGGCGCCGCGCCCTCCGCCTCTTCCACCACTTCAAATCCGACCCCCACTACTCCCCCAACCCCATTCACTACAACGTCCTCCTCCGCTCCCTCGGCCGCGCCCGCCGCTGGGATGAGCTCCGCCTTTGTTGGCTCGACATGGCCCGTGACTCCCTTCTCCCCACCAACACCACCTACGCTACCCTCATCGACATCTACTCCAAGGCCGGTTTGCCCTCCCTTGCCCTCGCCTGGCTCAAGCACATGCGCTCCAGAGGCCTCTTCCCTGATGAAGTCACCATCAACACTTCCGTCCGCGTGTTGAAGGATTCTCGCCAGTTTGCCGCTGCTGAGATGCTTTTCAGTCAATGGTGCTCTGGTAAGATTGATTTGGATAGTTTAGGGCTTGATTTTGGGGAGTTAGGATTGAGCTCCATTTCTCCCAAGCAGTTCTTGCTCACTGAGCTGTTCAAGACTGGTGGCCGTGTTCCAGTTTCATCGATGATTGGGTCGGAAGAAGAAGGTGGTGGTTGTCAGAAGCCACGGCGTGCTGCTACATATAATACTCTTATTGATTTGTATGGCAAGGCTGGGAAGCTGGACAAGGCTTCTGAGGTTTTTGCCGAGATGTTGACAAATGGTGTTGCACCGGATGTGATCACTTTCAATACTATGATCGGTGTTTGTGGGACGAATGGCCGGTTAGGTGAAGCTGAAGCTTTGCTCGGTGAAATGGAACAGAGAGGAGTTCGCCCAGATGCAAAGACGTTCAATGTGTTCATGTCGGTGTATGCGGCAACCGGGAATGTAGAAAAGGTGTTGAAGTATTATAGGAAGATTAGTTTGGCCGGTCTTCGACCGGATGTTGTGACACATAGGATAATTTTGCAGGTTTTGTGTGAGAGGAGGATGGTTAATGATGCAGAGAATGTGATTGATGAAATGCTTGATTCGGGTTTTCAAGTTGATGAGCAATCACTGCCAGTAGTTATGAAGATGTACATTGATGAGGGGCTCCTTGATGAGGCAAACATGTTTTTTGAAAAGCATTGCTCTGGTAGAGAGATTTCATCCAAGAACTATGCTGCTATTATGGATGCATATGCGGAGAAGGGTTTGTGGAAAGAAGCCGAGGTTGTCTTTTTTAGAAAGAGGGATGCAGAGCACAAGAAGGAGGTGGTGGAGTACAATGTGATGGTGAAGGCATATGGGAAGGCAAAAGCT TATGATAAGGCTCTTTCTTTGTTTGAGAGCATGAGAAGCTATGGCACTTGGCCTGATGAGTGCACTTTTAATTCAATCATTCAAATGCTTTCTAGTGGTGATCAGCCGGAGAAAGCGAGGGAGCTCTTGGACAGGATGAAAGTTGCGGGGTTTAAACCTAGATGTGAGACAGTGTCAGCTCTTATTGCATCTTATATCCATGCAGGATTAATATCTGAGGGAGTTAAGCTCTACCAAGACATGAAGAACTTGGATGTTCAGCCAAATGAAGTTGTGTATGGTTTGCTTATAGATGCATTTGCTGAATCTGGGGATACTGAAGAAGCCCTTCACTATTTTCACTTGATGGAAGAATCTGGATTTACTGCAAATCAGATTGTCCTTACTTCTCTCATAAAGGCTTATTCTAAGAATGGAAGCTGGGAAAGAGCTCAAGAGCTGTATGGGAAGATGAAGACTTTGGAAGGTGGTCCAGATATAATTGCTTCAAATTGTATGATCAATCATTTTGCTGGGCTAGGGATGGTAAGAGAAGCTAAA AATCATGTAAAAACCTTTGTTTCTGCTGAGGTAGGTCTTGATTTGTCGGCGTATAATGTTGCGATTCAGGCTTATGGAGCTGCAAATGAGGTTGAGAAAGCCTTT AATCTGTTCATGAGAATGCAAGATGAAGGACTGAAGCCAGACCTCATCACTTATATTAATTTAGCATGCTGCTATGGGAAAGCAGGGATGATTGAAGGACTAAAGCGCATCTATGGATTGTTAAAATATGGGGAGATTGAGCCAAATGAATCTCTATTTCGAGCTTTGATAAATGCTTATAATGACACTGGAAAACATGATCTTGCTGAAATAGTTGAGCAGGAAATGAGAATTAGTCCTCATGATGAGAACAGTAGTGGGTGTGAAACTGAAGATGAAGTATGA